In a genomic window of Meriones unguiculatus strain TT.TT164.6M chromosome 8, Bangor_MerUng_6.1, whole genome shotgun sequence:
- the LOC110552094 gene encoding NADH-cytochrome b5 reductase 3 isoform X1, whose product MGAQLSTLSRVVLSPVWFLYSLFMKLFQRSSPAITLENPDVKYPLRLVDKEIISHDTRRFRFALPSPQHILGLPIGQHIYLSTRIDGNLVIRPYTPVSSDDDKGFVDLVVKVYFKDTHPKFPAGGKMSQYLENMSIGDTIDFRGPNGLLVYQGKGKFAIRPDKKSSPVVRTVKSVGMIAGGTGITPMLQVIRAVMKDPDDHTVCHLLFANQSEKDILLRPELEELRNEHSARFKLWYTVDKAPDAWDYSQGFVNEEMIRDHLPPPGEEPLILMCGPPPMIQFACLPNLERVGHPKERCFTF is encoded by the exons ATGGGGGCCCAGCTGAGCACG TTGAGCCGCGTGGTGCTCTCACCCGTCTGGTTCCTCTACAGCCTCTTCATGAAGCTGTTCCAGCGCTCCTCACCGGCCATCACCCTCGAGAACCCAGACGTCAAGTACCCGCTGCGGCTCGTGGACAAGGAG ATCATCAGCCACGACACGCGGCGCTTCCGATTCGCCCTGCCTTCGCCCCAGCACATCCTGGGCCTTCCCATCG GTCAGCACATCTACCTCTCAACTAGGATCGATGGGAACTTGGTCATTCGGCCCTACACCCCCGTGTCTAGCGATGATGACAAGGGCTTTGTGGACTTGGTTGTCAAG GTTTATTTCAAGGACACCCACCCCAAGTTTCCTGCTGGAGGGAAGATGTCCCAGTACCTGGAAAACATGAGCATCGGAGACACCATTGACTTCCGGGGTCCCAATGGGCTGCTGGTCTACCAGGGCAAAG GGAAGTTTGCCATCCGCCCAGACAAGAAGTCCAGCCCCGTTGTCAGGACAGTGAAGTCTGTGGGCATGATCGCAGGAGGCACAG GCATCACCCCGATGCTGCAGGTGATCCGTGCCGTCATGAAGGACCCAGACGATCACACCGTGTGCCACCTGCTCTTTGCCAACCAG TCAGAGAAAGACATCCTGCTGCGGCCTGAGCTGGAGGAACTGAGGAACGAACATTCCGCTCGCTTCAAGCTCTGGTACACGGTGGACAAAGCCCCCGACG CATGGGACTACAGCCAGGGCTTCGTGAACGAGGAGATGATCAGGGATCACCTTCCTCCTCCCGGGGAGGAGCCGCTGATACTGATGTGTGGACCCCCACCAATGATCCAGTTTGCCTGTTTGCCCAACCTGGAGCGCGTGGGCCACCCCAAGGAGCGGTGCTTCACCTTCTGA
- the LOC110552094 gene encoding NADH-cytochrome b5 reductase 3 isoform X2 — protein sequence MKLFQRSSPAITLENPDVKYPLRLVDKEIISHDTRRFRFALPSPQHILGLPIGQHIYLSTRIDGNLVIRPYTPVSSDDDKGFVDLVVKVYFKDTHPKFPAGGKMSQYLENMSIGDTIDFRGPNGLLVYQGKGKFAIRPDKKSSPVVRTVKSVGMIAGGTGITPMLQVIRAVMKDPDDHTVCHLLFANQSEKDILLRPELEELRNEHSARFKLWYTVDKAPDAWDYSQGFVNEEMIRDHLPPPGEEPLILMCGPPPMIQFACLPNLERVGHPKERCFTF from the exons ATGAAGCTGTTCCAGCGCTCCTCACCGGCCATCACCCTCGAGAACCCAGACGTCAAGTACCCGCTGCGGCTCGTGGACAAGGAG ATCATCAGCCACGACACGCGGCGCTTCCGATTCGCCCTGCCTTCGCCCCAGCACATCCTGGGCCTTCCCATCG GTCAGCACATCTACCTCTCAACTAGGATCGATGGGAACTTGGTCATTCGGCCCTACACCCCCGTGTCTAGCGATGATGACAAGGGCTTTGTGGACTTGGTTGTCAAG GTTTATTTCAAGGACACCCACCCCAAGTTTCCTGCTGGAGGGAAGATGTCCCAGTACCTGGAAAACATGAGCATCGGAGACACCATTGACTTCCGGGGTCCCAATGGGCTGCTGGTCTACCAGGGCAAAG GGAAGTTTGCCATCCGCCCAGACAAGAAGTCCAGCCCCGTTGTCAGGACAGTGAAGTCTGTGGGCATGATCGCAGGAGGCACAG GCATCACCCCGATGCTGCAGGTGATCCGTGCCGTCATGAAGGACCCAGACGATCACACCGTGTGCCACCTGCTCTTTGCCAACCAG TCAGAGAAAGACATCCTGCTGCGGCCTGAGCTGGAGGAACTGAGGAACGAACATTCCGCTCGCTTCAAGCTCTGGTACACGGTGGACAAAGCCCCCGACG CATGGGACTACAGCCAGGGCTTCGTGAACGAGGAGATGATCAGGGATCACCTTCCTCCTCCCGGGGAGGAGCCGCTGATACTGATGTGTGGACCCCCACCAATGATCCAGTTTGCCTGTTTGCCCAACCTGGAGCGCGTGGGCCACCCCAAGGAGCGGTGCTTCACCTTCTGA